GGTTATAGTGTTATCCGATGACTTAAACGTATGGTTAAATTTATGTAATATTATTATATAATTGGATAAAATTACTAACGCAGCCACTATTAATGGATAAGAATAAAATTTTCATGCTTCAGCTCTGCGAAGATTTTACAGTAATTGCATAATAATATCTGATAGGATATAATATATAAAAACAAAAATAAGGAGCGGTTGAAGTGATAGATAACGGTCCTCCGCCTATAGGCAGGAATATAACCAATATCAGGAAACAGAAGAATATGAGTTTGGACGAGCTTTCCAAGAGGTCGGGTGTTTCAAAATCCATGCTGTCGCAAATTGAACAGGGAAAGACAAACCCTACCGTTATAACAGTATGGAAAATAGCTCGTTCTTTAGATATACCTGTGTCGGAACTAATAGAAAGCAATGGTGATTTTCCCATAGAAGTAATTAGAAAGGATGATGCGCCTGTAATTTATTCCGATGACCGTTCTGTTAAATTCAGAATTAATTCACCTGTCCATATGACAGATAACCTTGAACTTTATCACATAACATTTAAACCCCAAGGAAAAAATAAATCTAACCCCCATTTTCCAGAAGCCGAAGAATTTTTTACTGTTATTTCCGGCAGGTTTAGAATAACATCAGGGAATTATTCTGTTATTGTTAATGAAGGTGATACTGCCCGTTACCGGGCTGACCAGGAACACATAATTGAAAATATTACCGATTTCCCGGCAGAGGCATATTTGGTAGTGCACTTTCCAAAGTAACCTTGATTCCATTTCTTTGCAACAATTCAGTTGTGACACCGTTTCCTTCTACAACTTTACCCGAGAAGGTACCGTCATATATTGCCCCGCAACCGCATGAAGGGCTTTTAGCCTTTAAAATAGCTTCTTCTGCTCCAATAAGCTTCGCAATTTTCAATACCTCCAGGGCCCCTTTTATAAGTTCGCTAGTAACATCCTTACCATCTTTAGTAATTACTCTTGCCTTACCATCCAATACATCAGCACCAGTCCCACCGACAATTTCACAAGGCCGCCTAGGTGTAGGACATCCTCCTAGCTGCTCCGGGCATATTGGTATAGCTTCGCCTC
Above is a genomic segment from Bacillota bacterium containing:
- a CDS encoding helix-turn-helix transcriptional regulator is translated as MIDNGPPPIGRNITNIRKQKNMSLDELSKRSGVSKSMLSQIEQGKTNPTVITVWKIARSLDIPVSELIESNGDFPIEVIRKDDAPVIYSDDRSVKFRINSPVHMTDNLELYHITFKPQGKNKSNPHFPEAEEFFTVISGRFRITSGNYSVIVNEGDTARYRADQEHIIENITDFPAEAYLVVHFPK
- a CDS encoding DUF523 domain-containing protein; translated protein: MIIVSACLAGLNCKYNGENNYNKVVADMVSRGEAIPICPEQLGGCPTPRRPCEIVGGTGADVLDGKARVITKDGKDVTSELIKGALEVLKIAKLIGAEEAILKAKSPSCGCGAIYDGTFSGKVVEGNGVTTELLQRNGIKVTLESALPNMPLPGNR